From a region of the Burkholderia lata genome:
- a CDS encoding transporter substrate-binding domain-containing protein, whose product MKRTFLPFVYLCLAFTASAAHALDARPVRLGIDPTYPPMDSKAPDGSLKGFDVDLGNEICRRAQLRCQWVELEFSGMIPALQARKIDAILSSMAITEKREKQILFSSKLFRFKSRLVARPGSGVDSTTASLAGKHVGVQSGTQFESWALAHWAPAGVSVVPYKSQDDVFADLVNGRLDAALLGTVEADYGFLRMPKGKGFAFVGAPLDMGDRGVGIGMRQSDTALKASIDGAIASMLKDGTYDRIAKKYFDFNPYGD is encoded by the coding sequence ATGAAACGTACCTTCCTGCCGTTCGTTTACCTCTGCCTTGCGTTCACGGCCAGCGCCGCGCACGCGCTCGATGCGCGCCCCGTGCGCCTCGGCATCGATCCGACCTATCCGCCGATGGATTCGAAGGCGCCCGACGGCAGCCTGAAGGGCTTCGACGTCGATCTCGGCAACGAGATCTGTCGCCGCGCGCAGTTGCGGTGCCAGTGGGTCGAGCTCGAATTCTCCGGGATGATTCCCGCTTTGCAGGCACGCAAGATCGACGCGATCCTGTCGTCGATGGCGATCACCGAGAAGCGCGAGAAGCAGATCCTGTTCTCGTCGAAACTGTTCCGCTTCAAGTCGCGGCTCGTTGCGCGGCCCGGGAGCGGCGTCGACAGCACGACCGCGTCGCTGGCCGGCAAGCACGTCGGCGTGCAGTCGGGCACGCAGTTCGAATCGTGGGCGCTCGCGCACTGGGCGCCGGCCGGCGTCAGCGTGGTGCCGTACAAGAGCCAGGACGACGTGTTCGCCGATCTCGTCAACGGCCGCCTCGACGCGGCGCTGCTCGGCACCGTGGAAGCCGACTACGGCTTCCTGCGCATGCCGAAGGGCAAGGGCTTCGCGTTCGTGGGCGCACCGCTCGACATGGGCGATCGCGGTGTCGGCATCGGCATGCGGCAGTCGGATACGGCGCTCAAGGCGTCGATCGACGGCGCGATCGCGTCGATGCTGAAGGACGGCACGTACGACCGCATCGCGAAGAAATATTTCGACTTCAACCCGTACGGCGACTGA